In Tripterygium wilfordii isolate XIE 37 chromosome 17, ASM1340144v1, whole genome shotgun sequence, the genomic window TACAATGTGAGGGAGAGTGTCAAATGTTTGAAAAATTCTGAAGCACGATTTTTGAAGTTCACTGAaatagttaagcaattgcaactACCTGCTAGGAAGCTGATTTTGGATGTTCCAACACGGTGGAACTCTACTTTTGAGATGTTGTCACTTGCTTTGAAGTTTAaggatgcattttttatttttaaagaaaGGGAACCTCTTTATCATAATTTACCAACATAGGAAGAatgggagagagtagagaatgtATGTCAAATCTTATCTGTGTTCAACACAATCACTAATCTCATATCGGGAAGTGACTACCCAACTTCcaatttatttctttctgaGATGTATCGAGTGAAAGAAATTTTACAAAAGAGAGCAATGGATAACAACATATACATCAAAGCTATGGTTGGGAAAATGAATGCGAAGTTTGAGAAGTATTGGGGTGAGTGCAATTTATTGATTTCGATTGCTGCTGTGTTAGATCCACAGTGTAAAATGAAgttgattgaattttgttttccattgaTTTATGAAAAGTTCGAAGTGATATACAATATTGAGAAGGTCCGTGGAGCTTTATATGAAATGTATGAGCAGTATGCAGCTAATTTTGCCTCAACCAACGAGGAAGGTAGTAGTCAGAGATCATCTAAATCCCAGGGAGATGATGTTGGTTCTAGCTCTACAGTTGATATTAATTCTGGATGGTCCAAATTTGATGAGTTTGTAGACATGACTGAAAATGCTCCCCCTACAAAATCTGATTTGGATGTTTACCTAGGAGAAGTTGTTTATAGATGTtctcaagaagaaagaagaaaatggaaTGCTTTAGGTTGGTGGAGGGTAAATAGCCTAAAGTATCGtattttgtcaaaaatggcTTCAGATGTTCTAGCTATTCCCATCACAACAGTAGCTTCAGAGGCTACATTCAGTGCAGGTAGTAGAGTTATCGACACATATCGAGctaatttagcaccaaaaactgTTGAAGGTTTGATGTGTGGAGGTGATTGGATACGAAATCTTCATGGGTTAAAGAAGAAATCGCGCAAGGTGAttatttcatttcatatcaCTTAACTTCCTATAATATTAAGTTTTAAAACCTCACATTTTAGATTGatgattgtttttttctttttttttatttgtttgcagaaagaagaaaatgatgaaGAGTTTGTTCTCAATGTTCCATAAAAGTTAGGTGAGTGTAATACTATTAGATTATGTTCAATATTTACAAATTTTGATTCAGACATAAAAGCATTTTGTCATGCATTGAAAGTTAGTTTCTAAACACAAGTATATCTATGTCTTAATTTCTAAACACAAGTATATCTATGTTCTTTGTTAGTTTCTTATTTACCCAAATACTATTGATTTTCCCCTTTTCTTGCCTTCGACTATCTGATCTCAAGTCATCAATTCAATATGATAGTGTTTGCAAACTAGGGTGCAACCATGCAGCCATGGGAGAGGGTAGAGAATGGGAGAGGTGGTGTTTGATTTACTGATTTCCTTTTCCCAAATAGAATTTCCATCACAGGTTATACTTTATCGATTGATTCCTGTGACAATGCATAGGTTGATTGACATGGACCATGTTACCAAATTCACTTGGTTAATTGATACTTTGCTACTTGCTAGGTTGGAGTTTCGGAAGTTATAGAGTTCATTTCAAAACATGGAGATTCAAGCTGCTTACAATCAAGAAGGATTGTTGGAGTTTCATTAcagattttgttattgtttatgAAGCATTTGACTCGTATATTATTTTGGAGTTTACTTACGGATTTTATGTAATGTTGGTTGCTATTGTAGTAATTTTACTTGTATTAATGTTGGATTTTATTTGAGGCATTTTTACAgggtttttttatatttatgatcAAGCTTACAAACGGGCCGGGCTCAACGGGCCGAGCCTAGGGCTGAGCTCTTTTCTAACGGGCCGAACCCGAGCTCGAGTTTTTGAAGCCCTTTAAGGCTCAGGCCGAGCTCGGGCCTTATTTAATGGCAACGGGCCGAGCCTAGGGCCTGTCAAAGCCCAGCTCGGCCCGGCCCGACCCATTTTCATCCCTAAATAAAGGTAACATTTTGAGGCAATTTTGAAATTGTCTCTTGGAGGaccattttgagacaatattagttttttttccctaaactAACCTCTACTTTTTAATGAACTACCTAAATTACCCCATTCTTCTTACTCTTTTATTCGTCACATCtctcttttaattatttaatgattCTCTAAATAATTctttaaattatattatttattttattttaaattatttatctttattttctaaattatttgtaatttatttcaatattaaatatttacatatgttaaaacttaaatgcataatacccctctAAGTAATTTGTCACTACATTTTCAACAACTTTATGCTACCAGCAATTGTTTCTACTAATTAGGACCCAAACTTGCTCCCTCTATCCCACGAATTTCGGGTTACACAATTCGTTTAAAAGAATCCAGTGGTTTGAGATGTGTGTCATATCacataatatttttgttttacaattttaaaatttattgtagggttaataccacttttgcacaCCGAAAGATAGTCAGTGTTCCAATTTACACACTGtaatttaaaatgttttaatttaatAACTCATAGATGAAAATGTGTCAAATTGGTCACTTGGATAGgatttctaagttttgggcagTCAACCGCTTATGTGGCATACAAAAGTCAATTTTTTACGTTGATGTGGATTGACATTTCCAATgtgaaaaatgtttttttaaaaaatataatgacaTGGAAAATTTTACCCACTAACATCACTTACAACTAATTACACTTAACTAACACTAATTAAATATCTCTAAACCACTtatcaatttaattaaaattaattaattaaacaaaactAAAAACCTAATTACCTTCTTCTTCCCCTTTCTCTCTCCACACCCACCCATCAAAGAAGAAGACCCAAACACAGCTGCAACTATTCCTCCTTCCCAATCACTAGCTAATCACCAAAATCGCGATACAAACCTTTCCACACCTCGATGCTCCAATTCAAGATCAATCTTCCTCCAAACAATTGAGTGTCTGCTTTAAGGTCTGCTTGAATGCCCGCTTGTAGGAGTGTTCGTCATCTTCGACTCAATTTTCAAATCACGTTTCTTCTAATCTAATCCCTTCACTGCCAATATATCTTCTCTTGGAACGTAGACGGGTTGACTGCccaaaatttagaaaatatgtTCGAGTGACCTATTTGACACATTTTCATCTTATTTGAATGATAGATTTTAAGGAATTGCGGAGCTTCCAcatccctatccctatcccTACTATTACGTTTGTTTACGAAAAGACGAGAGTCGATCACAAAGCAAAGAAACCCCACAAACTCATAGTTCTACAGCTTAGATTACTCTTATCCTGCAAAGAGTTTTTAAAGATTCTCTCTCAATGAGTTGAATAGAGAAAGAGTGAGAGCAAGAACAGCAACAAGAAAGAGATTGGAGATGGGGCTCGTCTAATCTTAAAtcacataaatttatttttatttttaatttttaaaaaacaagcCCAGAAGCCCAGAAACCCCACCAGATGGAACTCACAGATTTGCAAAGCACCAAGCAAAATATTACTTCTTCACAAGCcccacaccaccaccacctccaccaacaACAGGGTTTTGATGGAAGCAGCAGATCATCTGGAGGTGTGTTCATGGGCTCCATCTCCATCCAAGCTGGCCTTGAAGGCCCACGCCATGGTCCTGCTGTGCTGTTTCTCCTCCTACtgcttcttcttcatcctctgTCTGTTcctctccttcatcttcttcctctgcaTCTGCCTTAACATCCTCCACCGCTGCTCCACCACCGCAGCTTGTCGACGCCTCCCTTGCAATTGCCACAAGATCCTACTCACAGGCTTTGTTGAACataaatgaagaagaaacaaacaatCTTAATAGAAGAGACGATACTCTGCTCAATGTCCCTTAGTATTCATCAATATTTTCTCTGCACAGATCACAACTCACGCACCACTTAAATAGACCATTCTAAGTTGGTTACAATAAATGCTTGAAGACTTGTAGATCATTCTACACAAAATGACCACTACATAATTCTACAAAAGTCAAGAACTATCTAGAAAACACTAGAGGAATCAATGTTgacttttaacactccccctcaacaTTGATTGTCTTTCTTCACTTCAGCAAATTGTTCCAATCTTGCTGCGAAAATCTTCAAACTTCGGCTTTGATAAACTCTTGGTAAATATGTCTGCAACTTGTTCTTCTGTAGTGACTGTTCTTAAATCAACTTCTTCACATAGCACCTTCTCTCTGATAAAATGGTAATGGACTTCTACATGCTTGGTCCTGGCATGAAATAT contains:
- the LOC119981739 gene encoding zinc finger BED domain-containing protein RICESLEEPER 2-like isoform X2; this translates as MRSLRSIGFEVIYNIEKVRGALYEMYEQYAANFASTNEEGSSQRSSKSQGDDVGSSSTVDINSGWSKFDEFVDMTENAPPTKSDLDVYLGEVVYRCSQEERRKWNALGWWRVNSLKYRILSKMASDVLAIPITTVASEATFSAGSRVIDTYRANLAPKTVEGLMCGGDWIRNLHGLKKKSRKKEENDEEFVLNVP
- the LOC119981739 gene encoding zinc finger BED domain-containing protein RICESLEEPER 2-like isoform X1 gives rise to the protein MYRVKEILQKRAMDNNIYIKAMVGKMNAKFEKYWGECNLLISIAAVLDPQCKMKLIEFCFPLIYEKFEVIYNIEKVRGALYEMYEQYAANFASTNEEGSSQRSSKSQGDDVGSSSTVDINSGWSKFDEFVDMTENAPPTKSDLDVYLGEVVYRCSQEERRKWNALGWWRVNSLKYRILSKMASDVLAIPITTVASEATFSAGSRVIDTYRANLAPKTVEGLMCGGDWIRNLHGLKKKSRKKEENDEEFVLNVP